A single genomic interval of Candidatus Gracilibacteria bacterium harbors:
- a CDS encoding DUF4492 domain-containing protein — MSFLRSVFFFYYNGLRNMTIFGRNLWKLVIVKVIFLVIIANFLFPDILNEQFDNDTDRANHVAENLLNLGK; from the coding sequence ATGTCCTTTCTTCGCTCTGTTTTCTTCTTCTACTACAATGGACTCAGAAACATGACCATCTTCGGAAGGAATTTGTGGAAGCTCGTGATTGTGAAGGTGATATTCCTCGTGATTATCGCCAATTTTTTGTTTCCTGATATTCTCAATGAACAATTCGATAATGACACAGATCGAGCAAATCATGTAGCTGAGAATCTTCTCAATCTCGGGAAGTAG
- a CDS encoding MFS transporter yields MHNSRLFPHILINTAIAGFTNMLIWFAITFWLYLETHSVFITGMLGGIYLVLNLFGGIWFGSLVDHHRKKPIMLVSSVTSLLFYSLAFGMLAYFPESAWTDMWNPWLWLFIFVTMLGVVVGNIRMIALSTLVTILIPEEGRDKANGQIGAVNGLVFTVVSVFSGLIIGRLGMDWAVGISMTVTLLVILHLLSLSFPPESYLDDRHEDDKKIDLIGTIRIIAGISGLFAMIFFAMFNNFLGGVFMSLMDAYGLSLVSVEIWGTVLAITSIGFIAGGMIVGKYGLGRNPVKTLLFVNAIMWTICILFPVVSSIWLVGIGFFGFMMLGPIAESSEQTIMQKVVPLERQGRVFGFGQSMENIASPLTAFFVGPLTQFLVIPWLASPVGDEIFGGWWGTTPDRAMALVFVLAGLVGLIVTMIAFGTKSYKNLSETFVKG; encoded by the coding sequence ATGCATAACTCTCGCCTCTTCCCCCACATCCTCATCAACACCGCAATCGCTGGATTCACGAATATGCTGATCTGGTTTGCGATTACTTTCTGGCTCTATCTCGAGACACACTCGGTCTTCATTACAGGGATGCTTGGAGGGATATATCTAGTCCTCAATCTCTTCGGAGGTATCTGGTTCGGATCTCTCGTCGATCATCATCGCAAGAAGCCGATTATGCTCGTATCATCAGTCACTTCCCTCCTTTTCTATTCACTCGCATTCGGTATGCTCGCATATTTTCCTGAATCTGCATGGACTGATATGTGGAATCCTTGGCTGTGGCTCTTCATCTTCGTGACGATGCTCGGAGTGGTGGTGGGTAATATCCGTATGATAGCACTCTCGACTCTCGTGACCATCCTCATTCCAGAAGAGTGACGAGACAAGGCAAATGGGCAGATTGGAGCAGTGAATGGACTCGTATTCACGGTAGTATCGGTTTTCTCGGGACTGATTATCGGACGACTTGGGATGGATTGGGCAGTAGGCATTAGTATGACAGTGACACTCCTCGTGATACTCCATCTTCTCTCACTCTCATTTCCTCCTGAGTCATACCTCGATGATCGACATGAAGATGATAAGAAGATCGATCTGATAGGAACAATACGGATTATCGCAGGAATTTCTGGACTTTTTGCGATGATATTCTTTGCGATGTTCAACAACTTTCTCGGAGGAGTATTCATGTCACTGATGGACGCATACGGACTTTCTCTCGTATCGGTAGAAATCTGGGGAACGGTTCTTGCGATTACAAGTATCGGATTCATCGCCTGAGGAATGATCGTCGGAAAATACGGACTCGGAAGAAATCCCGTCAAAACCCTTCTCTTCGTCAACGCCATTATGTGGACTATCTGCATACTTTTCCCTGTTGTATCTTCTATCTGGCTCGTTGGAATCGGATTTTTCGGATTCATGATGCTCGGCCCTATCGCAGAATCTTCAGAACAAACTATTATGCAAAAGGTGGTTCCTCTCGAACGCCAGTGAAGAGTCTTTGGATTTGGACAATCGATGGAAAATATTGCTTCTCCTCTTACTGCATTTTTTGTTGGACCGCTCACACAATTCCTCGTGATTCCTTGGCTTGCCAGTCCTGTCGGAGATGAGATATTCGGTGGATGGTGGGGTACAACTCCCGATCGAGCAATGGCTCTTGTATTCGTTCTTGCAGGACTCGTTGGGCTCATTGTCACGATGATTGCATTTGGTACAAAAAGTTACAAAAACCTCTCGGAAACATTCGTGAAGTGATAA